From Desulfurispira natronophila, a single genomic window includes:
- the flgA gene encoding flagellar basal body P-ring formation chaperone FlgA: MRILLSLVTALVVATSVCASGFPVFQNGSTVSLATPSNDRSIAGAAQANTRQREEDIRQAINSFLQQELSEIAEVDRLIYPSDAPLQGKELYVEGSVRSSGHSSLEVFDRYGNTIMVRASIKRFVEAYVPVRNISRGERVSESDFRLEQLPAHQARNALDIYQTDFDSMVVANRNLHEGQLLRNTDLRRQYAVQRGDIVEVLYQHNRMTISMAAVSTERGYLGDVVQLRNPTSGSTIMARLLPGKRAEIIY, encoded by the coding sequence ATGCGTATTTTGCTGAGTCTTGTCACTGCTCTGGTTGTTGCCACTTCCGTCTGTGCCAGTGGCTTTCCTGTATTTCAGAATGGTTCCACCGTATCTTTGGCGACACCATCCAACGATCGCAGCATTGCTGGAGCGGCACAGGCAAACACACGCCAGCGTGAGGAAGATATCCGGCAGGCTATCAATAGTTTTTTACAGCAAGAGCTGAGCGAAATTGCCGAAGTTGATCGCCTGATCTACCCCAGCGATGCCCCCTTGCAGGGAAAGGAGCTTTATGTTGAAGGCTCTGTGCGCAGCAGTGGCCACTCCAGCCTGGAAGTGTTTGATCGCTACGGCAACACCATTATGGTTCGCGCTTCCATCAAACGCTTTGTGGAGGCCTACGTACCTGTTCGCAATATTAGTCGGGGTGAACGAGTCAGCGAAAGTGACTTCCGCCTGGAGCAGCTCCCGGCTCATCAGGCTCGCAATGCCCTGGATATTTACCAGACAGACTTCGACTCCATGGTGGTAGCCAACCGTAATCTTCATGAGGGACAGCTGTTGCGCAATACCGATCTTCGCCGCCAGTACGCCGTGCAGCGGGGAGATATTGTGGAAGTACTGTATCAGCACAACCGGATGACGATCTCCATGGCCGCCGTATCAACCGAGCGTGGTTATCTGGGAGATGTGGTGCAACTACGCAACCCTACCAGTGGTTCCACTATTATGGCTCGTCTTCTGCCGGGTAAAAGGGCAGAAATTATTTATTGA
- the coaE gene encoding dephospho-CoA kinase (Dephospho-CoA kinase (CoaE) performs the final step in coenzyme A biosynthesis.), with product MLIGLTGGIASGKSTVATMLRQKGLPVVDADDIAQNVLKPGHPAYEEVLRNFGPEFAAEDGTLDRARLRQEIFSFPERRYQLNTIMHPAIARERKQRLQELLAQHPVVIYDAALLIETGTYQEMDIVILVACEPSEQINRIIERDGGTREAASAAVNAQLSTQQRRPFAHFVLENNGDLAALQEQVNELLGKIVH from the coding sequence ATGCTGATCGGATTAACCGGAGGAATTGCCAGTGGTAAAAGCACTGTCGCCACCATGCTGCGTCAGAAGGGTTTGCCGGTGGTTGATGCGGACGATATTGCCCAGAATGTTCTGAAACCAGGACATCCTGCCTATGAAGAGGTGTTGCGTAATTTCGGTCCAGAGTTCGCTGCAGAGGATGGGACGCTGGATCGCGCACGACTTCGCCAGGAAATATTTTCCTTTCCCGAACGTCGCTATCAGCTCAATACTATTATGCACCCTGCCATAGCCAGGGAGCGTAAGCAGCGCCTGCAGGAATTGCTGGCGCAGCATCCCGTTGTAATCTATGACGCTGCTTTGCTTATTGAAACCGGAACCTACCAAGAGATGGACATTGTGATTTTGGTTGCCTGCGAGCCGTCAGAGCAGATAAATCGCATTATTGAGCGCGATGGTGGTACCAGAGAAGCAGCTTCTGCGGCCGTGAATGCCCAGTTGAGCACACAGCAGCGGCGACCATTTGCCCATTTTGTGCTGGAAAATAACGGAGATCTGGCAGCACTTCAGGAGCAGGTAAATGAACTACTGGGGAAAATTGTACATTAG